In Arachis stenosperma cultivar V10309 chromosome 1, arast.V10309.gnm1.PFL2, whole genome shotgun sequence, one DNA window encodes the following:
- the LOC130971188 gene encoding ADP-ribosylation factor 1: MGLVFTKLFSSLFGNKEARILVLGLDNAGKTTILYRLQMGEVVSTIPTIGFNVETVQYNNIKFQVWDLGGQTSIRPYWRCYFPNTQAIIYVVDSSDTDRLVIAKEEFHAILEEEELKGAVVLIFANKQDLPGALDDAAVTESLELHKIKNRQWSIFKTSAIKGEGLFEGLDWLSNTLKSGGG, from the exons ATGGGATTAGTGTTCACGAAATTGTTTTCGTCCCTCTTCGGTAACAAGGAAGCTCGAATCCTCGTTCTCGGCCTCGACAATGCCGGAAAAACTACCATCCTCT ATCGGCTTCAGATGGGTGAAGTTGTGTCAACGATTCCAA CAATCGGGTTTAATGTTGAAACCGTGCAATATAACAACATTAAATTTCAAGTTTGGGATTTAG GTGGGCAAACCAGTATCAG GCCATATTGGAGGTGTTACTTTCCAAATACTCAAGCAATAATCTATGTTGTTGATTCGAGTGATACCGATAGGCTTGTGATAGCTAAGGAAGAGTTCCATGCTATTCTGGAG GAAGAAGAGCTAAAGGGTGCAGTTGTTCTCATTTTTGCAAACAAACAG GACCTTCCTGGTGCCCTTGATGATGCTGCAGTGACAGAGTCTCTGGAATTGCACAAGATAAAAAATCGCCAATGGTCTATTTTTAAAACTTCTGCCATAAAAGGCGAAGGACTTTTTGAGGGCCTGGACTG GCTGAGCAATACACTCAAGTCTGGAGGTGGCTAA